ACTCGCCATCTTCAATGGCATCCCTACGAGGATCAGTATCAAGGAGAATGGATTCTTCTTCAATTGTTTCAAGAACAAGCATTGCGTCAACACCTTTGATTTCTCCGGGATCAAGAGTGATCGTTAGTTCATGTGCGTGGTGATCAACCTGGTTAGCATCAATCGTATACGCGCTAAGTGATGAAGCAGATGACGAATCTGGTTTTTTTTGCTCAGTATCAGATTGATCAATCTCTGTCCGAAGATCGTTAATGAGTGAATTGGGATCGATTTGCGTTTCTCCAGTGTCACCGATCTGGTCTACAGCAGTTTCAATTTGATCAACACCTGCAAAAATGAGATCCATTCGTTCAGAGGTAACTGCAATATTGCCAGCACGGATTTCATCAAGAAGATCTTCGATTGCATGTGCAAGATCACTTGCAGCATCAAACCCCATCGCTGCAAAGTTACCTTTGAGAGTATGTGCTGTTCGGAATATCTCTTCCATCGCAGACTCATCATCCGGATCGGACTCCAACGCAAGCAGCGAGTTGTTCAGTTGTGTGATCTGTTCATCTGCTTCTTGCAAGAACGCATCAAGGTATTCATCATTCATGATGTATCTGAGGTGCTGATTGCCTCAAGGATTGTCTCCGGTATCGATTGGTCTGGTTTGACAAAGTCAACACACCCTGTCTCGATCGCGTGGCGAGGCATACTATCAACAGCAGAGGTTGATTTGTCCTGTGCAATTGTTGTTGCACCAACTTGCTTCAGTGCTTCAATGCCTGCAGCTCCGTCTTTGCCCATTCCGGTGAGGATAACACCAACAAGAGAGTCAGTGATCGTATCTGCAGCACTCTTCATCATTGGATCAACAGCTGGACGACTACTGTGGACAGGTGGGTCATCAGAAAGGCGTAATCGTAATCGACCCCTTGCATAAGAGTCTACAACCAAGTGCCGATCTCCGGGAGCGACGACCGCTTCTCCACCGCCTATTCGGAGACCATCTTCTCCTTCAACAACATCAAAGTCACAGGCACTGTCAAGCCGCCGAGCAAACCGGCTAGTAAATGAAGCAGGCATATGTTGAACGATCAAGATTCGAAGGTCAGTATTGCCAGGTAACGAAGAGAGGATGTGTTCGACAACCTGTGGGCCTCCCGTGGAGGACCCCATTAAAAGAGTAGGATAATTTACATAAGTTCTGTTCTTGGCAGGCTCAGGCGTCTCATGTTCTACTGATCGCTGCGAAACCTCTGCAGCAGCGACAGAGCGGACAAGAGATGCTAATTTTTCTTCGTGATTTGATAGTCGAGTAGATACTTCCCCACCAGGTTTTGGATAGAAATCTATAGCACCTTTTTCCAAGGCATCAAATGTCGTTTGAGCACCCTCTTCGGTGTGTGCACTGAGCATTAAGATAGGGGTTGGATTCTCATTCATAATTACATCAACGGCCTCAATACCACCCATCTCCGGCATTTCGACATCCATTGTGACAACATCTGGGCTAAGTTCCGCCACTTTTTGAACGGCTTCAGCACCATTACGAGCAGTGTCAACGACATTGATGTCCTGTTTTTCGAGGATGTCACTAACGACAGTGCGGACAAAATGAGAATCATCAACGACAAGGGCTCGAATCGGCTTACGGCTGGGCATTCTTCGACGTGTCAACGAGGGACATCTGATAACGATCCATGGAGGGCGGGGTCATATTTGAATAAACGACACTAAAAGGCAAAACTATTCCGACTGATGTGAAGTACCCCACGCACGGTGGCCCTGGTACTCGCGCTGCTATTCCTTATAGAGGTCATGCCCATTGCAGTTGCTACTTGAAGAATCAGTCAGTCGGGTCAGAGAAAGACCGCGTTACTTAGCTATCAGAATCTTCGTCTTCTTCATCTTCCATCTCAATAGTTTCAACCACCGAAAGCGGAACATCTCGAAGCGCACCGCCGACTTCACTTTTCGCGATACGCTCTGCATGCTCCTGTGTATCAGCATTGAAAACCTTCATTTCAAGACCAAGACCAACTAATGCAGTATCTGCCGCGATGAATGCGGAGTCAAACGGTTCACCACACGCTGGACAATCTGTTCGTCCGACATCAACTTCGACATAATCCATGTCCTTGTCGTTAAGCCGTTTACCAGCCTCACTTACCGCGACACCGATAGCGTCGTCAACCGATTCAACATCTCGAACCAGCCATGCTGCCTCCATCGCAACGAGATAGTTGCTCATGCATATCTATGGGATTCCCGAGGTTACTCATTGTTACGAAACAGAACGGGATTGCGGTAAGTAGTACCAAGATATATACAAAGCATCATTTGAACATCAATATCTATGATTGGCTCATACTTTTGTAACTCAGTAGTTCACAGTGAACTCACCGGGGTCAAGCCCCGGGGCAGTCGCCTCGACCGCCTGTACACAGGACAGCTCAGTATTAGCAACTGCCACAGGAATATTACAGCGCACGTACACACGAAAGAGTAGAATAATATAAATATTATTTTCAGATATACATTGTATAATACTGTCATTATATGAACACAAATCCAGATGATTGAGTTTATTATGAATGTCAATACTGGCAAATATCGGTAAATAAGAGCGTTTCAGCGCGGTATATAGCGTAGAGCTTAAATATAGGAGATACATTCAAAACCTTACATTCAATGATAGAACGGGCCTACCGTCTGGGACTGTTCACACTCCTGCAGGCAAGTATCGTCGTTGGAATTGCGCTAATGCCAATAGCACTAGCACTATCACGGCTGGGAATAACACTTCCAATCAACCGAGCAATTGAGTTGCTGGATGAAGCACACGAAGACGCAAAAGACGCATACTAGCAGGGACATCACAAACTCTTTTTGGATAGTACTGAAATAGTTCAAGAAACTTATAGCAGAAAGCAAATACGTCGTTAATAGGAGAGCAGAAGAACTAAACTGGAGAGACTATCTGTGTGTTTTTAGAAGGTGGAGAGTTCACCGTTGATGACCTGCTCGGTGACTGAGGTGACACCAGCAAGTTGTTGATTCACAATTTCGATGATATCGTTCTCAAGCTCTTCGATAGAAGTTCCTTCTTCAGTGACAACATGAACATCAGCAACATGTGGATCATCTATTGGTCGACCGATCTGTGAGAGCAACCGAACACGGAGATCGCGAATGCCCTCTACATCGGCAACTACGGCGCGTGCAATCTCGGTTGACAGGAGATTGTAGATTTTTCCGATATGGTTGACTGGGTTTTTCCCAGACGAAGCTTCCATTGACATCGATCGATTAGGAGTAATGAGACCACTTACACGATTGCCTCGTCCAACGGAACCATCATCTCCGTGTTCCGCTGAAGTGCCACTGACAGTGAGATATATCGATTCCTCCTCGTAATTGTCAGCGGTATTAACGTGGACGGAAACACTCCGATCAGTGTGTTCTTCTGCAACCTGCTCAGCAAAGTCCTGTATATCATCAACAACTGACTTGTACTCTTCAAGATTTGATATGTACTCATCGACAATTGCCGCAGCAATTGTAACATCAATGTGATCGCCTTCGCGCTTACCCATTACTTTAACATCCGGTCCAAGAGCTGGGTTTTTGTTTGCAAATTCGTTATTAAGTCGCTGCTCAGTCTGAAGCACAATTTGCTCGGTTTCGGAGAGTGGAGCATGGCCGACACCAAAGCTGGTGTCGTTAGCCATTGGAATTGACCCACCCTCATCACCAAAGACCTGCTGAAGATCGCCACTACCTTCGCCAAACCGAACATCAATTACTACGTCCTTGCCGACATCAAGCCGCGGAATATTTTCATTGAGATATTCCCTAGCAGCCGAGAGTGCAATTGACTCTGCTGGAATCTTGGTACCGTTGTACTCTTGAGTGGCTCGTCCGACAACGAGTAAATAAATCGGGGAGTGAATTTCTCCACCGTTGAAAGCAGGAACCGACTCGCCGGCAACTAATTGCGTTTCATCAGTATTGAAATGAAGAACTTGTCCAACTCGGTCCAGATACGCTTGCGAAAGTGCACGAGAGACTGCTTCAGCAACGCCGTCACAGATTGAGTCTGGATGACCGATTCCCTTACGCTCTACAATTTCAATTTCTTGATCTTCAACCGCTCGA
This portion of the Salinarchaeum sp. IM2453 genome encodes:
- a CDS encoding methionine adenosyltransferase; this translates as MTDRNIRVESIDRRAVEDQEIEIVERKGIGHPDSICDGVAEAVSRALSQAYLDRVGQVLHFNTDETQLVAGESVPAFNGGEIHSPIYLLVVGRATQEYNGTKIPAESIALSAAREYLNENIPRLDVGKDVVIDVRFGEGSGDLQQVFGDEGGSIPMANDTSFGVGHAPLSETEQIVLQTEQRLNNEFANKNPALGPDVKVMGKREGDHIDVTIAAAIVDEYISNLEEYKSVVDDIQDFAEQVAEEHTDRSVSVHVNTADNYEEESIYLTVSGTSAEHGDDGSVGRGNRVSGLITPNRSMSMEASSGKNPVNHIGKIYNLLSTEIARAVVADVEGIRDLRVRLLSQIGRPIDDPHVADVHVVTEEGTSIEELENDIIEIVNQQLAGVTSVTEQVINGELSTF
- a CDS encoding DUF555 domain-containing protein yields the protein MSNYLVAMEAAWLVRDVESVDDAIGVAVSEAGKRLNDKDMDYVEVDVGRTDCPACGEPFDSAFIAADTALVGLGLEMKVFNADTQEHAERIAKSEVGGALRDVPLSVVETIEMEDEEDEDSDS
- a CDS encoding chemotaxis response regulator protein-glutamate methylesterase gives rise to the protein MPSRKPIRALVVDDSHFVRTVVSDILEKQDINVVDTARNGAEAVQKVAELSPDVVTMDVEMPEMGGIEAVDVIMNENPTPILMLSAHTEEGAQTTFDALEKGAIDFYPKPGGEVSTRLSNHEEKLASLVRSVAAAEVSQRSVEHETPEPAKNRTYVNYPTLLMGSSTGGPQVVEHILSSLPGNTDLRILIVQHMPASFTSRFARRLDSACDFDVVEGEDGLRIGGGEAVVAPGDRHLVVDSYARGRLRLRLSDDPPVHSSRPAVDPMMKSAADTITDSLVGVILTGMGKDGAAGIEALKQVGATTIAQDKSTSAVDSMPRHAIETGCVDFVKPDQSIPETILEAISTSDTS